The genomic region ATAAGAAAATTTTGAATTAACATGTAGTTCAAAGGGTTGTTGGAAAGGTTCAACGAGATGGCACCTGGTGGGCAACAAGGAAATCTTGACAAACCGCGGCCACGTCTGTCCCTACCGGAACAGCCgagtgtgtgctcactcactcaggcctgtctgactcttttgcacgcccctggactgcagcccgcgaggctcctctgtccatggaattctccaggcaagagtactggagtgggttgccatttcctcctccaggggatcttcccgacccagagatcaaacctgtgtctcttgcatctcctgcactggcaggcagattctttacccccagGGCAGCTGGAACAGAGTGGCCGATAAAAGGAGGAATATCCTAAAAATCTTGGTTTTATCTGAAAAACTCATAGTACTCTGAATTCTATTCTTGTGCTTCTTTTcatgaaaatgactttttttttttttttaacaaaacttgAATCGAAATCAGCAGCTGAGGAAGAGGTGCCTCCTTTGACCCGGTGGGTCAGTAGGGCCTGTGATCTCGGCCACGCCGCCCCCGTGAGCAGGAGGCCCAGCCCCGCTGCCCTCACAGGCCCTCCTGTCCAGCCCCCTCCCGCTGCCCCGACTCTGGTAACGCAACAAGAGAAAGAACTGTCTGCCTCATTCATTTCTCAGGAGTAGCTGGGGAGACTGAGCCACACATCTCCTGGGACTCCCCAAGAGGGGCCAGAGCAGGGAATGACCCTCCTTGCAGACAGAAAGTAAGAGAGCGAGCCCCACGAGAACTCGGCCCGGGTGAGTTCTGGAACTGTCCATCACGGGGGCAGACAAGCCACGGTGGCAGCTGAAGTCGGGAGCGGAGTGGAGGTCACGTGTGAGGAGATTCGGGGAAAGGCGAGGTCCCAGCTGTCACAGAATAGGGGGAGAAGCCAGGGGGCTTCTAGGAGGAGGTGATGCCACCTTGAAGGCCCGGGCAGCTCTCAgaccctgtccctgtggcaggttTTGCGGTGGCCTCCGGTATCCACTCGGTCACTCACTCTCTGGGCAGCTGATGCCAGTTACGGGGAAAGAGTCTGACCACACCAGGGGAGGGGGAGAGTCGCTCCAGGTGCACACGACCTCGCCCTAAAGAGGCCCCTCCCAGAAGTCGTTAGAGCCACAGGGCTCCCTGGGGTGCCTCCTGATGCTCCACACTCGCTGTGCGAGTGGACGGCCACCAGCCCCATCCTGGTGCCTGAGGAAAGGATCTGCGTGCATTCCCACTGCTTCCTTGATCACAACCAGCACAGGCGCCAGCTGCTGCATTTTCCTGCCCTCTGGCTGGTCCCCTGACCACCCTCCCCCTCTCTGGCACGAGTTCACGCATGcacgtatgcacacacacacacaccccacacacgtACACGCAACCAGGCTGCATGCCAGTTACTGCCTTCATACCCTCCGAGTGCACAGGGCTTGGAGAAAGGCTGAGAAAAGTGGATGCTGTGACAGCCAATTCTTACATAACACTCGAGGTGTTTGGCCAGGACAGAACGTGTTTCCATTCAAGATGTGACCACTCTGCTGAGCAGAGCACATTTTGGCGTCTTCACTAGCTGAGAGGTTTGGAGTTTCCCGAAGCCCCTCAGAAAGCTACAGCATCTTTCGCATGCCTCTCTCAAAGTGTCCTCAGGAAGCAGAGGCAGAAGATGAGCACTGGGATCACTGATTCCCCCAAAGCAGTGACGGGCTGGGGCCAGGCTCCGACCgccactcttaaaaaaaaaaaaaaaaaaaaatcatgtatttggctgcactgagtcttagttgctgcacacgggatccagttccctggccagggatggaaccgggcCCCTGTGCTGGGAGGATAGAGCCTTAGccgctggacagccagggaagtcccctgacctCTACCGTTGCCAGCTTTCACACGAGCCTCTCCTTAACCTGGGGAGACGAGTACAGTAGCCATCTTCTGAGATCTAACCCATCTAATGAGGAAGAGGTCACAGGTTTGTGTGGCTTCCGAGTTAGAGAGAGGCAGGTTGGACCCAGAGTTAGGAAGAGGTTATCCAGCTACCAGGGGTGGTGAGGTAGTGAGCCTCCTGCCATGGCAGGTGAGCAAGGCAAAGCTGACCCAATCTGCTAGGGAGATTGCTGTGGGTTCGGGATGACCCCAAGATCTCCTCCCTCTCAAACGTTTTCTGGTCCAATTCCTTCACCTGCACAGATGTTAGAAGTGTTTATTTACTCGACAAGCCAAATTCGGGGGTGGTGGGGGAACAGCCTCCAAGGAGAATCCAGCAAAACAGCCTCTGTGCTGCCCATGAGGTTCCCTGTGGGCACACAGAGGGTCCACTCGGGGACACGGGACGTTGGCAGACGAGAGACAAGGGAGGGAGGGCTGTGGAGAAAGCCCACGGCCAGGGCAGGAGGGGTCAGGAGTGGCCAAGGGGAGGCTGTGAGGAGGCCCGTCTTGCCCGGTGGAGGTGCTGGAGCCTGGGCCTGGCCTCCGCCGGCTGAGACGGGGCGCTGGCAGCCCCACACGTGGCGGGAGTAGGTTTATATGGGCCCGGGGTAATGGGGACACCCACAAGTGCCCGTCCCAGAGCTTGGGCAGGCTCAGCGCCGACTCAGCGTCCCTGGCCTCCCTGCAGGCCGCCCCCCGGTGCCATTCAGGCCCAGCTCATCCAGATGGCACCCCTGGGAGGCCAGCAAAGAGCAAAGGCAGAGGGTGCGCAACCGGGTCCTAGGAGCCTTGAGGAGGCAGTGCGCGGGGCTGCAGCGGGGTACCCGTGGGGGCCACCTTGACCCCTGTCACAACTCCACGGCCACAGCCTCGAGGAGCTCAGAAAACCCACGTCTCCGGGCCATCTGAGCAGGCTAACTCAAGGCTTGCACCTCGCCTCCACCTAGCACCTGAGTGCGTCTCCAGGCCTCGTCAGGTAACTACCTCTCCAGGTGGGTCCATAAGCCAGGCTAGAAGTTCCAgctgggagagggcagggctggctggcttctcagcagctgtggcagggCGCCCCTTCCCAGGAGGCTGTAGGGAGGTGGCGTGCACTCTCTGTGCCTGGTTGacagtgagagtgttagtcacgctgtcgtgtctgactccttgcaactccacagactagAACCCCAGCTcctatatccatgggattctccaggcaagaatattgggaggggtagccattcccttctccaagggatcttcctgacccagggatggaacctgggtatcctgcattgcaggcagattatcatgtgagccaccaggaagtccttggTCAGATACCTCTGTGTTAGAACGGCACCCTTCTGATTGTGCCCCCAGTCTGGCCCTCACGGGGCATCAGCACTGGCTCTGGGCAGAGCTCACGGCCGCTGAGGGCAGCCGGCCTCGGGCACCCTGCCACCTTGGCCAATGAGAAAGCAGCCCCAAGCGCAGGCCACCCAGCCCTTCCTGGCTGCTGCCCACGTGGTGTGAGCTCCACTGGACAGGAAGAGACCCTAAAATTAATTAACATGTTTAAGGCAAGACTCTCTTGGCTCCGCAGACGGGTGCTGACGCCCAGGGCGGGCTGCCCCGCtgggcttttcctttccttccctctgcccTGGGCGCCCCCGCCAAGACTGTCGCCCACATCACTCCACCCCGGGACCGCGGCGGGCTATGGGCTGTGTGTCCTTCCTGCCAACTCCCCACTCTTCCATCGTCAGCAGCCTGAGGGCCAAGCCATCCCAAGGCTCTGCCTGTCTCCTTCTTTCCAGCCAGTGTCTCCTCTCAGGGAGGCTTTTCCCAAAGGCTGGGCCTGACACTGAAGCCTCCAAGGCCTGCTGTCGGACACACGGCCAATGCAGACAAGGCAGGTGGGGGAGGGCCGGTCAGGTGTCTCGGTGGCAGGCGCTGCTCCTAAGCGCTCTGCTGAAGGGCAGGGCTCAGCGGGGAGTTAGGGTCAAACACCTGGGTTCCTAGGAATGGTGGGGCTGGAACAGGCCTTCACAGCCTCGCTGGgtctcaatttccccatctgcaaagtgGGGCCAATAATCTGTATGACTATGGATTCTGGTCCAGCCCATAACTTTACAAGAACCTTCCAGAAAGCCCTGGCACTTCATCAATATGCCTTTTCCCAAATTAGACCTCCTCCCTTGGAGAGTCTAGTCTCACAACAACTTTCTCCTTGGAGTATGACACCCACGGACCACCCGAGGTCAGGAATGAAAGGGGCCCTCTGGCAAAGAGACCGGTACCCATTAGCAGAGTGCCTGGTGGGGACGGCTGGAGGAGAAATCACACACAGGAGGGGACTTCTGAAGACACACTTGCCTGAGGCAGCCTGGGTGCGCCCAGGTCCTTCCCCCACCGGACTGCGGGCGGGGCAGCAGAGCTTGCCCAGGCCAGGAAGGCCCTGCTCAGGCTGGTCCCCCCACAGTGCCCCACGACACCCCCCACGCCACACCCCGGCCCTTCTCCCAAAGTGCTGTGGGAACGCCGTGCTCTGGGAAACATTTCTGGAAGATATTAGAACCCAAACATTTTTCAACCAAAATTTTAGAAACCCAGACCACTTCCAAAGACGACCGACTTTGAAACCTGACACTTCAAATCCACTTTTCGAATTTGTGCCCCAAAGTTTTGAAACCACAATATTCTGGAAAGCTCCTGGAAGCAAGATACCCTGGGAGGGAACCAACTGAGACGGCAGAGCTGCTGCCTCTGGACGGTTTTTAGGCCCCGCTTTCTGTAGACGGCTTTGAAGTGAGAGTGGTTTTGTCAAAGCCAGAGTTTCCGCTAGAATTTTCCTGGGAAGAAGCTCAGATGTTTGAGCTGAGCCCACAGAAGTGCTTGCTTGTTCCTTAAGGACACTCATCGAGCTGTAAACAGGGGTGGTGTCCAGATCTCGGGAGGAGTCTTGGATCCCTCGCTTCACACACTTCTTTCTCAAACTCTCCACCCAGCAATCTGCTGCCTGATGCTGCTGTCCTCCAGCGACTGGGGTGGAAAAATCCACGCCCGAATCACGGCTCAGCCCGTGTCTCCGCTAGCCGGCAGCTCTTCCCTCCTGCTGTGCAGGGGGCTGTTCGGCCTCAGAGCTCGAAGAAGGGACACAAAGCACCAGCAGCCTGTGACTGCGGGGCCcaggcgggcggggcgggggctgaGCACGGAGGGGCGCCCTGAagtcccacctccccaccctccagTCTCTCGCCAGACTTCTCTTCACAGTTCTCACTCCTCTGACAGGCCCAGTGAACACCGCTGTGCCCTGGGTCTGGGGGCAGTGCGCCTTCCACTCCCTGCTGTCCCCACTGCTCCCGCTCCcagtgaggagggagagggagcgtGAGGGGCGGTGCAGGGAGCATGGGGCCACTCGGAGGCCATACTGGCGAGGGTGCAGGTGTGTGGGCCGGCATGTGAACTTAACTCTTCCCGTTTTTGATGGGGCTGGAGCTGACCCTCCGTGTTCCCAGTCTGTAGATCCCTTCGCTCCAGGCACCACTGCTGACCATCCTGCTGGCACTGTGCCCCTGCCCCTCCGAGGGAGCTTTCTTCCCTTCAGAGGTCAGCGCCATCCCACGCAAGCCTGCGCCGGGCTGAAGCATGCCCAGTCCCCACTGCAGCAGGGGCATTCTGAAGGCCCGGAGACCTAAGCTATACGCTCCAGGCACAGCGCATGCGCTCACAGTCCCGCCAGCCTCCCACCAGGACTGCAAGCTCACacactcaaaatcctccaagtgcAGACGCAGGAAGACAGGCCGTGATGCCCGTCACTGACAAGAGTCACTCGGCAGGTCCTGGTCTGCCAGCGTGACGGTGCCATCACGAGCAAATGCCCTCCGGGTGGTGACCAGGACAGCCAGGTGGAATCATTTCGGGCAGGCCTGAGGGGTGACATTTGGTTCTCACCTAACGTACTCGAGGCAAAGGCAGGGACAAGTATAAACCAGCTGTCTTCTTCATTAGCATCACCTCTGGCTGATGCATGATGACATAATTTCCCAAAGAAAACGCCCCAGCCTTCCCTTTTCACATGGATCACCTAATCAGAGagcttccccactggctcagtggtaaagaacccacccgccaggcaggagacccgggtttgacccctgggtagggaagatcccgtggagaagggaatggcaacccactccagtgttcttgcctggaaaatccccacgacagaggagcctggcgggctacagtccatgagttcacaaagagtcggacacggcggAGCGACTAAACAAAGCAGCTTTCCCTCCTGGAGGGTGTGCTGCCCTTGCACAAACACAGGAAGGCCGTCTTAAACCCAAGGCCCTCCCTCCTGCGGAAGACAACCAGGAACCCTCCCTTCCTGAAATCGAGGCCCTGAAGCCTCAGCGCGGGCCACGGTGTTGCTCGGGGCCCTGGTGAGCATGCTGCCCAGCCGGAAGAACCACAGTGCAGGCGGCAGGAGCAGGTGTAACCTTTTACTCcacaccacttccttctccacttttcatattaaatatctgaaatatattaatcttaaaaaaacaatattaacTCAATGAATGCAGTACTCAATGAATTAACAGTACTCAGTGAATGCAGGGAAGGAGTAAACAGTAAGTCTAGACTGCAAAACCATAGGTTATTTTACAAACTGGAGTGTGGGTGTGATCCGTTCCAGGAGTTTCCAGCGGGCTCGTCAACAGAGCACTGTGGAATTCTGCGATGCGTCACACCAGGAGAGAAACGAAGCCgtaaaaaaatatatgtggcaGGCCAGCGCTCCGTGCCCTGGAGGACGGCCACGGCGCCACAGGCCCTCCCTTCAGGTTGAAAGGACAGCAGAAGCACTTGTTTTTTGGTGTTCGGGATTCCCCCAGCGCCTTCAGTCTCTAAGTAGATTTTCGGGCTTGGGGTAGCCGAAGAGAACAAAATCTGCTTCGTACAGTTTGTAAAGCTGCTGCCTCCAGGCCAGGGGGATTTTGGCAAACCAGCCTTCCTCCCAGCTGCTGGCAGTCCTGTTCCGGTAACTCGGGGGGAACTGCAGCAGCTTGTCCACCTTCAGCAGCCGCAGCAGCTGGGCGGCGTCCTGGTCCAGGGTCTCCAGCTTCCCCACGAAGTCGTAGTCGATCTGGCAGGGGTGGCAGAGCCGGTGCACCTGCCTCCAGTGCTCGTTGAAGGGCGCCAGCTGCTCGGTGTCCGGGTCCAGCAGGTACTGGATGAAGGTGGCGAAGGACAGCCTGAGGCCGGCGCTGAAGGCCTCGCTGACCGAGGCGGGCAGGCTGGTGTGGTTGGAGTACCTCTTCAGCATGGGCACCGCGAACTTCTGGTAGAACTCCTCGTTCTCCAGCTCGAACTTGCTGCGGAAAGCCGAGATGAGGCGGACGAAGGGGTCGCGCACAAACAGGAACTTGGTGTACTTCTTCAGTTTAATCTTCATGAGGTGCCTGGAGAACTTCCCGTAACGCCGCCAGAACTTGTTGAAGGTCAGGTGGGTGCTGGAGTTGTGCACGTACTCCCGGGGGATGTCCAGCGGGTCGCGGTAGGGCGTGCCCTGGTCCGAGAGGCTCTGGCTCAGGACGATCATCACGCGCTTCCAGTTGGTGCAGGCCACCTTGGGCACGTAGCAGTAGATGACCCCGTGGCGGTCGTCCACGATGAGGTGGTTCAGCTCGTAGTTGGGGATGTCGTCGAAGGAGCGCTCCTTGGTGGGGAACACAAAGCTGTCGTTGGCGCAGAACCCCCTCAGCACGCTCCTCCGCTCGGCCTGCCGTGCGTCCGGGTCTGCACTCTGCTGGGCAGCGTGGCTGGACCAGTCGTAGCCCCTCACGCTCTCCTCCAGGTTGCCGAGCACAGGCTTGCTGGAGGCCGGCAGGGAAGGCTGCTCCACCCTTTTACTCAAAAGGGGACCCTGCTTCTCCCTGACGAAGCTCTCCAAAATCTCAAGGCTGGAGGTGAAGACGTCCCCGGACGCTGAAttggggctggggaagggcttTAGCGCATGCGGCCTGGAGAGGGCCGTGTGCAGGTTGAAGTGGGCG from Bos javanicus breed banteng chromosome 25, ARS-OSU_banteng_1.0, whole genome shotgun sequence harbors:
- the CHST12 gene encoding carbohydrate sulfotransferase 12 isoform X1, with the translated sequence MVGVSDSCFLRARRPVSTRSRSERAQGKAWASMDTMTKSRLFRLWLVLGSAFMVLLIIVYWDNMGPAHFNLHTALSRPHALKPFPSPNSASGDVFTSSLEILESFVREKQGPLLSKRVEQPSLPASSKPVLGNLEESVRGYDWSSHAAQQSADPDARQAERRSVLRGFCANDSFVFPTKERSFDDIPNYELNHLIVDDRHGVIYCYVPKVACTNWKRVMIVLSQSLSDQGTPYRDPLDIPREYVHNSSTHLTFNKFWRRYGKFSRHLMKIKLKKYTKFLFVRDPFVRLISAFRSKFELENEEFYQKFAVPMLKRYSNHTSLPASVSEAFSAGLRLSFATFIQYLLDPDTEQLAPFNEHWRQVHRLCHPCQIDYDFVGKLETLDQDAAQLLRLLKVDKLLQFPPSYRNRTASSWEEGWFAKIPLAWRQQLYKLYEADFVLFGYPKPENLLRD
- the CHST12 gene encoding carbohydrate sulfotransferase 12 isoform X2, with the protein product MDTMTKSRLFRLWLVLGSAFMVLLIIVYWDNMGPAHFNLHTALSRPHALKPFPSPNSASGDVFTSSLEILESFVREKQGPLLSKRVEQPSLPASSKPVLGNLEESVRGYDWSSHAAQQSADPDARQAERRSVLRGFCANDSFVFPTKERSFDDIPNYELNHLIVDDRHGVIYCYVPKVACTNWKRVMIVLSQSLSDQGTPYRDPLDIPREYVHNSSTHLTFNKFWRRYGKFSRHLMKIKLKKYTKFLFVRDPFVRLISAFRSKFELENEEFYQKFAVPMLKRYSNHTSLPASVSEAFSAGLRLSFATFIQYLLDPDTEQLAPFNEHWRQVHRLCHPCQIDYDFVGKLETLDQDAAQLLRLLKVDKLLQFPPSYRNRTASSWEEGWFAKIPLAWRQQLYKLYEADFVLFGYPKPENLLRD